The DNA sequence ACAAAAAAGTTATTTATAAAATAAAATTAAGAGATGAATCAGGGATTATAGAAGTTTCTTGGTTTCAAATGCCATATTTGAAAAATAAGCTTATTCCTGGAAAAGAAATTTATGTTATTGGAGAAATAAAAAGAGATTATTATCTAAAAATGGTAAATCCAGAATATGAATATGTATCTGAAAAAGTAAAATATAAAGCTGAAATTTTACCGAATTATAGCTTGATAAGTGGATTAAGTCAGAAAATAATGAGAAAAATAATAAAAAATTGTATAGAAAAATATAAAGAATATATTTTAGAACTGATTCCAGATGAGATAATAAACAAATATAAGCTATTAAATAGAGATGAAGCAATTGCTTTAATCCATTTCCCTAAAAATAATAAAGATATTGAAATGTGCAAACATAGATTTGCAGTAGAAGAACTTTTAATGTTAGAATTTAAAATATTATATGGAAGATATAAATTGGAAAATGAAAATAACAGGAAATATTATCTATTAGATAAAAAAGATAAAGTTAAAGATTTTTTGAAAGAGTTAAATTTTGATTTAACAAATGCACAAAAGAGAGTAATAACTGACATTTATAAAGAGATTAAAAATGGGAAAATAGTAAATAGGTTAATTCAAGGAGATGTTGGTTCAGGGAAAACAATAGTTGCGATTATAATGTTACTGTATATGGCCGATAATGGATATCAAGGTGTATTTATGGCACCAACTGAAATTTTAGCAGAACAACATTATTTGGGAATGGTTGACAGATTAAATGAAATAGGAATTAGAATGGAGATTTTAACTGGTTCTATTAAAGGAAAACAAAAAGAAGAGATTTTAAATAAAATAAAATATGGATTAGTAGATATTGTGGTTGGAACTCATGCTTTAATTGAGGACAATGTAAAATTTAAAAAATTAGGGTTAATAGTTATTGATGAACAACATAAATTTGGAGTTATTCAAAGAAAAAGGCTTAGAGAAAAAGGAGTTCTTGCTAATTTGATAGTAATGAGTGCAACACCAATTCCAAGGTCATTAGCACTAAGTATATATGGCGATTTGGATGTGTCGATAATAGATGAACTTCCACCAGGCAGGCAAGCAATAAGAACTAAATGGATAAAAAATGGGAATGAAATAGAGCAGATGTATAAATTTATAAAAAGTAAATTAAGTGAAGGCAGGCAATGCTATATTGTGGCACCACTTATAGAAGAATCTGAAAAATTAAATTTACAATCTGCTGTTGAATTGTATGAAAAACTAAAAAATGGATATTTCAAAAAAAATAGTGTAAAAATTTTACATGGTAGAATGAAGAGAAATGAAAAAGAAGAAATAATGAGAGAATTTGTGAAAAATAGAATACAAATTTTAGTTTCTACAACTGTAATAGAAGTTGGAGTAAATGTTCCTAATGCTTCAATAATGGTTATTTCAAATTCTGAAAGATTTGGCTTAGCACAGCTACATCAACTTAGAGGAAGAGTAGGAAGAGGAGAGCATAAATCATATTGTTTTTTATTGTCAGATACAAAAAATGAAATTAGCAAAACACGATTAAAAATAATGGAAGAGAGTACCGATGGATTTAAAATAGCAGAAGAAGATTTGAAATTGAGGAAATCGGGAGAAATTTTTGGAACAAAACAAAGTGGAATAAGTGATTTGAGATTTGTAGATATAGTACATGATATTAAAACAATAAAGTTAGCAAGAGAAGAAGCTAAAAAATATTTATCAGAATCAAAAGGAAAAATTAACAATAAAATATTAAAATTTGAAATAGAAAAAAACATATAATTTATATAGGGAGGAATTTTAGTTATGTTTAAAAAGTTTTTTAAAGGGTCTAAAAAGAAAAATATGGTAGAGAAAAAAGAAGAGGTTAATAAAAAAGAGGAGTCAGAAAAATTTCAAAGTAATATAGAAAATAAAAAA is a window from the Haliovirga abyssi genome containing:
- the recG gene encoding ATP-dependent DNA helicase RecG → MERYKKLYIKLEEANIKGLGEKTIEKLNKIKVITVKDLLYNFPRGYEDRRNIKKISNVRVGEFVTLRGIILTGELIRTRNKKVIYKIKLRDESGIIEVSWFQMPYLKNKLIPGKEIYVIGEIKRDYYLKMVNPEYEYVSEKVKYKAEILPNYSLISGLSQKIMRKIIKNCIEKYKEYILELIPDEIINKYKLLNRDEAIALIHFPKNNKDIEMCKHRFAVEELLMLEFKILYGRYKLENENNRKYYLLDKKDKVKDFLKELNFDLTNAQKRVITDIYKEIKNGKIVNRLIQGDVGSGKTIVAIIMLLYMADNGYQGVFMAPTEILAEQHYLGMVDRLNEIGIRMEILTGSIKGKQKEEILNKIKYGLVDIVVGTHALIEDNVKFKKLGLIVIDEQHKFGVIQRKRLREKGVLANLIVMSATPIPRSLALSIYGDLDVSIIDELPPGRQAIRTKWIKNGNEIEQMYKFIKSKLSEGRQCYIVAPLIEESEKLNLQSAVELYEKLKNGYFKKNSVKILHGRMKRNEKEEIMREFVKNRIQILVSTTVIEVGVNVPNASIMVISNSERFGLAQLHQLRGRVGRGEHKSYCFLLSDTKNEISKTRLKIMEESTDGFKIAEEDLKLRKSGEIFGTKQSGISDLRFVDIVHDIKTIKLAREEAKKYLSESKGKINNKILKFEIEKNI